In Capsicum annuum cultivar UCD-10X-F1 chromosome 7, UCD10Xv1.1, whole genome shotgun sequence, one genomic interval encodes:
- the LOC107876738 gene encoding craniofacial development protein 2-like: MEQRRWLLTSSEVVVFGARKRKERGTGNKKGEKRKKMQRQRRSHWPTDNSKDRSKARDVDGFKLWYSESERRQNGVSILVNKDLRGQVVEVRRVSDRLMTIKIVVGGFTLHVCSVYALQTGLDEEVKASFWEALDEVVRSVPSLENIFIAGDFNRHIGVLLGGYDDVHGGFGFGDRNGKGAALLDFTRAFGLVVVNSSFSKKEDHLITF; the protein is encoded by the exons ATGGAGCAGCGGCGCTGGTTGCTAACCAGCAGTGAGGTGGTGGTATTTGGAgcaagaaagagaaaagagagaggtACCGGTAataagaaaggagaaaaaaggaagaagatgCAGCGGCAACGGCGAAGCCATTGGCCGACCGACAATAGCAAAGATA gatctaaggctagggatgtggatggatTCAAGCTGTGGTACTCAGAGAGTGAGAGGAGGCAGAATGGAGTGAGCATCTTAGTGAACAAGGATCTTAGAgggcaggtggtggaggttaGGAGGGTCAGTGATAGGCTAATGACCATTAAGATAGTCGTTGGGGGGTTTACTTtgcatgtgtgtagtgtttatgcgcTGCAGACGGGCTTAGATGAGGAGGTGAAAGCAAgtttttgggaggctttggatgaggtggtgagaagcgTACCTagcttagaaaatattttcatagCAGGGGACTTTAATAGGCACATTGGGGTTTTACTGGGAGGCTATGATGATGTGCACGGAGGCTTTGGTTTCGGTGATAGGAATGGGAAAGGAGCTGCGCTATTAGATTTTACGAGGGCTTTTGGGCTGGTGGTTGTGAACTCGAGTTTTTCAAAGAAAGAGGATCACTTGATTACCTTCTAA